The Salvelinus sp. IW2-2015 linkage group LG31, ASM291031v2, whole genome shotgun sequence genome window below encodes:
- the LOC111956066 gene encoding LOW QUALITY PROTEIN: CMP-N-acetylneuraminate-beta-galactosamide-alpha-2,3-sialyltransferase 1-like (The sequence of the model RefSeq protein was modified relative to this genomic sequence to represent the inferred CDS: deleted 1 base in 1 codon) encodes MSLSKWRKIRAFTVFSCIVTFTTFLFSYTLRDPSLYFFKYAIRKSDSFFSKGQCGCRQCMTELEDDPWFTERFNLSVHPLMSRRNSLLTDDTYRWWQWLQAEQEPANFSEVVEKLFQVIPDADLYMDAGPERCRTCAVVGNSGNLKGSRYGALIDSSDVIIRMNMAPTSGYEEDVGSRTTHHVMYPESAIDLDNTTSLLLIPFKTLDLQWITSALTTGSIKQTYIPVQSRIKANRNRVLIYSPTFFKYVYDAWLESHGRYPSTGFLSLLFSIHICDKVSPSTSFCCYGFGADQYGNWHHYWEENHQGGAFRHTGVHDADYEYNVTLLLATKHKIKIFKGF; translated from the exons ATGTCTCTATCGAAGTGGAGGAAGATCAGGGCATTTACTGTGTTTTCATGCATTGTAACTTTCACCACATTCCTCTTCAGTTACACGTTGAGAGATCCCTCTCTGTACTTCTTCAAATACGCCATCCGCAAGTCGGACAGCTTCTTCTCTAAGGGCCAGTGTGGCTGTCGACAGTGTATGACCGAGCTGGAGGACGACCCCTGGTTCACTGAGAGGTTCAACCTGTCTGTCCATCCTCTGATGTCTAGGAGGAACAGCCTGCTGACTGACGACACGTACCGCTGGTGGCAG tggtTGCAGGCAGAGCAAGAGCCGGCCAACTTCAGCGAGGTGGTGGAGAAGTTGTTCCAGGTCATCCCTGATGCTGACCTTTACATGGATGCGGGCCCTGAGCGCTGTAGGACCTGTGCTGTGGTGGGGAACTCTGGGAACCTTAAGGGCTCCCGCTACGGAGCCCTCATCGACTCCAGTGATGTCATCATCAG AATGAACATGGCTCCTACCTCTGGCTATGAGGAGGATGTTGGGAGCCGGACCACACATCACGTCATGTACCCAGAGAGCGCCATAGATCTGGACAACACCACCAGTCTTCTGCTCATCCCCTTCAAGACTCTGGACYTGCAGTGGATCACCAGTGCCTTGACTACAGGCTCCATCAAACA AACGTACATTCCTGTCCAGTCCAGGATTAAGGCAAACAGGAACAGG GTGTTGATATACAGCCCGACCTTCTTTAAATATGTCTATGACGCATGGCTGGAGAGTCATGGCCGGTATCCCTCCACTGGCTTCCTCAGCCTATTGTTTTCCATTCATATCTGTGATAAGGTGAGCCCATCCACTTCCTTTTGT TGTTACGGGTTCGGAGCGGATCAGTACGGGAACTGGCACCACTACTGGGAAGAGAATCACCAGGGAGGAGCATTCCGC CACACCGGGGTGCATGATGCTGACTATGAGTACAACGTTACCCTGCTTCTGGCTACAAAACACAAGATCAAGATTTTCAAAGGCttctga